A region from the Rhodothermales bacterium genome encodes:
- a CDS encoding DNA translocase FtsK 4TM domain-containing protein, whose product MSRSSTRSSTKSKKRRSPKRDAALVSSQRKTEVFGLVLMALALLLTLALVTYDPADDALARSFSWADALDPRGNQADNALGLVGATLAYGLIPRLLGYPIVLLTVLLGAWGYVFFRRRTTVFLPLLSGLAVVVTLLASTFFGWFADGAGSALTLWSGDVGLGVAGWMQQVFGAVGSFILLTLAALVTLLLIVDHDIQVTLDRFEEFVASVRGRTHERWIDAKAAHAERAEARAAVLAERRQEREAKQRERLKQEKERAARKKADRKEEAKPVRAEEPARPEPRPEPKRVAPPPPSPAPPDDDDVLDDLIAERRAQPKPETARAEPTLHVQGPVQEAAGDLEARHKQAEAATLPYDFPPSDLMDEPDTSAGVDYDEIEDNKQVLLDKLETYKVEITEINAVVGPTVTRYELTPAPGVRISRITALEDDLAMAMAAPGIRILAPIPGKSAIGVEIPNRHRELVRLRSVLATARFTDAKMELPVALGKNIQGEVSIEDLSKMPHLLIAGATGAGKSVGLNGLVIGLLYACRPTDLKFVMIDPKKIELGPYQQLLDHYIAMPEDAEDPIITDFHQAAAVLKSCEREMEDRYDLLAEAGVRGIREYNEKVRTGGLPPEDDHRHLPYIVVIIDELADLMMTSGKEVEPPIARLAQMARAVGIHLVLATQRPSVDVITGLIKANFPSRIAFQTSSKIDSRTILDSGGAQQLVGNGDLLYMNGSRMERLQGPYVSNDEIERIVTFIGGQKGAGPYLLPPMSTEEDSVLGPTSEEDRDELFSDAAKVIVRSQQGSVSLLQRKLSVGYTRAARIVDQLEDAGIVGPFEGSKARAVLVADEHGLDLLLNGEPEELEDEE is encoded by the coding sequence GTGAGCCGATCCTCGACTCGCTCCTCCACGAAAAGCAAGAAGCGGCGCTCTCCCAAGCGCGACGCCGCCCTCGTCTCCAGTCAGCGCAAGACCGAGGTGTTCGGGCTCGTCCTCATGGCCCTCGCCCTCCTGCTGACGCTCGCGCTCGTCACCTACGACCCGGCCGACGACGCCCTCGCCCGCTCGTTCTCGTGGGCCGACGCGCTCGACCCGCGCGGGAACCAGGCCGACAACGCCCTCGGCCTCGTCGGCGCGACGCTCGCCTACGGGCTGATCCCTCGCCTCCTCGGCTACCCCATCGTCCTCCTCACCGTGCTCCTCGGCGCGTGGGGCTACGTGTTCTTCCGCCGCCGCACGACGGTCTTCCTCCCGCTCCTCAGCGGCCTCGCCGTCGTCGTCACGCTCCTCGCCTCGACGTTCTTCGGCTGGTTCGCGGACGGCGCGGGCTCTGCCCTGACCCTCTGGAGCGGCGACGTCGGGCTCGGCGTGGCTGGGTGGATGCAGCAGGTGTTCGGCGCCGTCGGCTCGTTCATCCTCCTCACGCTCGCCGCCCTCGTCACCCTCCTCCTCATCGTCGACCACGACATCCAGGTCACGCTCGATCGGTTCGAGGAGTTCGTCGCCTCCGTCCGCGGACGGACGCACGAGCGGTGGATCGATGCGAAGGCGGCGCACGCCGAGCGCGCCGAGGCCCGCGCCGCCGTCCTCGCCGAGCGCCGGCAGGAGCGCGAGGCGAAGCAGCGCGAGCGGCTGAAGCAGGAGAAGGAGCGGGCCGCGCGGAAGAAAGCTGACCGCAAGGAGGAGGCGAAACCCGTCCGCGCCGAAGAACCGGCGCGGCCCGAACCTCGGCCGGAGCCAAAGCGGGTCGCCCCGCCGCCGCCCTCCCCCGCCCCGCCCGACGATGACGACGTGCTCGACGACCTGATCGCCGAGCGCCGGGCGCAGCCGAAGCCCGAGACCGCCCGCGCCGAGCCGACGCTCCACGTGCAGGGACCCGTGCAGGAGGCCGCCGGCGACCTCGAAGCCCGCCACAAGCAGGCCGAGGCCGCCACCCTCCCCTACGACTTCCCGCCGAGCGACCTCATGGACGAGCCAGACACCTCGGCGGGCGTCGACTACGACGAGATCGAGGACAACAAGCAGGTGCTCCTCGACAAGCTGGAGACGTACAAAGTCGAGATCACCGAGATCAACGCTGTCGTCGGCCCGACGGTGACGCGGTACGAGTTGACGCCGGCACCGGGCGTCCGCATCAGCCGGATCACCGCGCTCGAAGACGACCTCGCGATGGCGATGGCCGCGCCCGGCATCCGCATCCTCGCCCCGATCCCCGGAAAGTCAGCGATCGGCGTCGAGATCCCGAACCGCCACCGCGAGCTCGTCCGGCTCCGCAGCGTGCTCGCCACGGCACGGTTCACGGATGCGAAGATGGAGCTGCCCGTCGCCCTTGGCAAGAACATCCAGGGCGAGGTGAGCATCGAGGACCTCTCGAAGATGCCGCACCTCCTCATCGCGGGCGCGACCGGCGCGGGCAAATCCGTAGGGCTCAACGGCCTCGTCATCGGCCTCCTCTACGCCTGCCGACCGACCGATCTCAAGTTTGTGATGATCGACCCGAAGAAGATCGAGCTCGGGCCGTACCAGCAGTTGCTCGACCACTACATCGCGATGCCGGAGGACGCCGAGGACCCGATCATCACCGATTTCCACCAGGCCGCCGCCGTGCTGAAGTCGTGCGAGCGCGAGATGGAGGACCGCTACGACCTCCTCGCCGAAGCTGGCGTGCGCGGCATCCGCGAGTACAACGAGAAGGTCCGCACCGGCGGGCTCCCGCCCGAGGACGATCACCGCCACCTCCCCTACATCGTCGTCATCATCGACGAATTGGCGGATCTCATGATGACGAGCGGCAAAGAGGTCGAGCCGCCGATCGCGCGGCTCGCGCAGATGGCCCGCGCCGTCGGCATCCACCTCGTCCTCGCCACGCAGCGGCCGAGCGTCGACGTCATCACGGGCCTCATCAAAGCCAACTTCCCGTCCCGCATCGCCTTCCAGACCTCGTCGAAGATCGACTCGCGGACGATCCTCGACTCCGGCGGCGCGCAGCAGCTCGTCGGCAACGGCGACCTGCTCTACATGAACGGGAGCCGGATGGAGCGGCTGCAGGGACCGTACGTCTCGAACGACGAGATCGAGCGGATCGTGACGTTCATCGGCGGGCAGAAAGGCGCCGGGCCGTATCTCCTCCCGCCGATGAGTACGGAGGAGGATAGCGTGCTCGGCCCGACGAGCGAAGAGGACCGCGACGAGTTGTTCTCGGACGCGGCGAAGGTGATCGTTCGCAGCCAGCAGGGCTCGGTCTCGCTGCTCCAGCGGAAGCTCTCGGTTGGCTACACACGGGCGGCGCGGATCGTGGACCAGCTCGAAGACGCCGGCATCGTCGGCCCTTTCGAGGGCTCGAAGGCGCGCGCTGTGCTCGTGGCGGATGAACACGGACTCGACCTGCTGCTCAACGGTGAACCAGAAGAGCTAGAAGATGAAGAGTAG
- a CDS encoding 5-(carboxyamino)imidazole ribonucleotide synthase, whose translation MKSRSMAEPTVARSGLAHFPTLGILGGGQLGRMTALAAIPLGIRVRFLVPKPSASVAGLGEVTVGDWTDRDVLRDWAADCDAITVESEWAPADVLAEVLPERTALWPSPDTLRLIRDKGVQKRTLRDAGLPVPDFHCCPTLDDALATAEAFGYPVVVKKYRGSYDGYGNATARTPDDLRAAWSELSDDDGALVEAWVTFRQELTVLVARHPDGSHVTYPIAYTEQRDHRCHAVVVPAEVSEATAEEARRIGLEAVKTVGGVGITAVEVFETEAGEILVNELAPRPHNTGHYTIEACPASQFENHARAVLGLPLGDPSLRVPVAVMVNVLGHREARPEPNGLADALAVPGVGVHLYGKGRVRPNRKMGHVTATGTDPAETRARAERAAGLIHL comes from the coding sequence ATGAAGAGTAGGTCGATGGCGGAGCCGACCGTCGCTCGCTCCGGGCTCGCGCACTTCCCCACGCTCGGCATCCTCGGCGGCGGCCAGCTCGGCCGGATGACGGCGCTCGCCGCGATCCCCCTCGGCATCCGCGTCCGCTTCCTCGTCCCGAAGCCGTCCGCGTCCGTCGCCGGCCTCGGCGAGGTCACCGTCGGCGATTGGACCGACCGCGATGTGCTCCGCGACTGGGCCGCCGACTGCGACGCGATCACCGTCGAGAGCGAGTGGGCACCGGCCGACGTCCTCGCCGAGGTGCTGCCCGAGCGTACGGCGCTGTGGCCGTCGCCCGACACGCTCCGCCTCATCCGCGACAAAGGAGTGCAAAAACGCACCCTCCGCGACGCCGGCCTGCCCGTCCCCGACTTCCACTGCTGCCCGACGCTCGACGACGCGCTCGCCACGGCCGAGGCCTTCGGCTACCCCGTCGTCGTCAAGAAATACCGCGGCTCGTACGACGGCTACGGCAACGCCACGGCCCGCACACCCGACGACCTCCGCGCCGCGTGGTCTGAGTTGAGCGATGACGATGGCGCGCTCGTCGAAGCGTGGGTGACCTTTCGGCAGGAGCTGACCGTGCTCGTCGCCCGCCATCCCGACGGCTCGCACGTCACCTACCCCATCGCGTACACCGAGCAGCGCGACCACCGATGTCACGCCGTCGTCGTCCCGGCCGAGGTGTCGGAGGCAACGGCCGAGGAAGCCCGGCGCATCGGGCTCGAAGCCGTGAAAACCGTCGGCGGCGTCGGGATCACGGCGGTGGAAGTGTTCGAGACCGAGGCGGGCGAGATCCTCGTCAACGAGCTCGCGCCGCGCCCGCACAACACGGGGCACTACACGATCGAGGCCTGCCCCGCGTCGCAATTCGAGAACCACGCCCGCGCCGTGCTCGGCCTCCCCCTCGGCGACCCATCTCTCCGCGTGCCCGTCGCCGTGATGGTCAACGTGCTCGGCCACCGCGAAGCCCGCCCCGAGCCGAACGGCCTCGCCGACGCGCTCGCCGTGCCGGGCGTCGGCGTGCACCTCTACGGCAAGGGCCGCGTCCGCCCGAACCGGAAGATGGGCCACGTCACCGCGACCGGCACCGACCCCGCCGAGACCCGTGCCCGCGCCGAGCGCGCTGCCGGCCTCATCCACCTCTGA
- the purE gene encoding 5-(carboxyamino)imidazole ribonucleotide mutase, with translation MPPSPLVGIAMGSESDLPTMQAAADVLDQFGVPFEMRVLSAHRTPDRMTDYARSARERGLRVIVAGAGGAAHLPGMIAASTTLPVIGVPVQTRALNGLDSLLSIVQMPGGVPVATVAIGGAKNAGLLAVQILATSDLALADALAEFRVSEVERVEGMDERVRRG, from the coding sequence ATGCCTCCCTCCCCCCTCGTCGGCATCGCCATGGGCAGCGAGTCCGACCTCCCCACGATGCAGGCCGCCGCCGACGTGCTCGATCAGTTCGGCGTGCCGTTCGAAATGCGTGTGCTCTCGGCCCACCGCACGCCGGACCGGATGACGGACTACGCCCGGTCGGCGCGGGAGCGCGGGCTGCGCGTGATTGTGGCGGGCGCGGGCGGCGCGGCGCACCTGCCGGGGATGATCGCGGCGAGCACGACGCTGCCCGTGATCGGCGTGCCGGTCCAGACGCGGGCGCTCAACGGGCTCGATTCGCTCCTCTCGATCGTGCAAATGCCCGGCGGCGTGCCCGTCGCGACCGTCGCGATCGGCGGGGCGAAGAACGCTGGCCTCCTCGCCGTGCAAATCCTCGCGACGAGCGACCTGGCCCTCGCCGACGCGCTCGCGGAGTTCCGCGTCTCGGAGGTCGAGCGCGTCGAAGGGATGGATGAGCGGGTGCGGCGAGGGTAG
- a CDS encoding GWxTD domain-containing protein — translation MTQRALTFSLLLAALAMGTAPVSAQDDASPAVVSDASQRSLEEGIEAFRDDRFDIAKAAFERAIEKDGTNAEAYYMLSRVYYESPLFDKGEAGRSIRQARKLDPDNIEYMVAELQQLRLPSWNNLAELIQQQQRRAIAEQILSVDSTNAFAHEELGASFIRDFWQYRNAIALPTLDLARSELNRTDENGLGFEAEGQLGSQTLFEDPEAASSLETRAAFGDADAIDLTDRFDVAKLQAQGAGVLDLSSRADAAYAAAIGHLEKALQYDPRRRPVYDHLMRIHTLNEAYAEALGVLERMYIFFPEDPQTWAYLGLANQRIGRSDAAAKSFEEAFEFMSAEERADFDDLTLILNDDDQQRYAEDPVGFASRFWTSQNPRYLTPFNERKLEHYARLVHADLLYAAPEIDLRGWHTQRGRLLVRYGPPLSDVTMTGDFGEVITGFGLNVAAQEVESGRQFGERFDMADRSNLFNVWDYGDFKFVFEDPLRNGEYRLYSPPADFFADVSAGFVEKMDYEMIARETFRETPERYEYRPPGRDVRIPYVVTTFKGEGGQADLYVHYGIPLGESADLSGDLVPLTVKTGAFLINDDRDITVERRRTLYGLKTSQVVSFEEATLWTDTQPMTAAPGPATVSVEFETAGGGAEAAQRRTVDVPDFGGDRLAVSDLMLAYQVEEDFEAGENGVSGGRVRRGDVIIQPAPWSVFSNEQPIYLYFETYNLDENAEGQNQYAVEVTLKPKDTSSGIAKLAKNIFGGDDGGVSVEFEAGGTGPDDATYTILDAAGQEPGLYTLTLRVRDTLTGRTAERTSDLYLE, via the coding sequence ATGACACAGCGAGCCCTCACGTTCTCCCTCTTGCTGGCTGCCCTCGCGATGGGGACGGCCCCCGTCTCCGCGCAGGACGACGCGAGCCCCGCCGTCGTCAGCGACGCGTCGCAGCGTTCGTTGGAGGAGGGCATCGAAGCCTTCCGCGACGACCGCTTCGACATCGCCAAGGCCGCCTTCGAGCGCGCCATCGAAAAGGACGGCACGAACGCCGAGGCGTACTACATGCTCTCGCGGGTGTACTACGAGTCGCCGCTCTTCGACAAAGGCGAAGCGGGCCGGTCAATCCGGCAGGCGCGGAAGCTCGACCCGGACAACATCGAATACATGGTGGCCGAGCTCCAGCAGCTCCGGCTCCCGTCGTGGAACAACCTCGCCGAGCTCATCCAGCAGCAGCAGCGGCGCGCGATCGCCGAGCAGATCCTCTCGGTCGACTCGACGAATGCGTTCGCGCACGAAGAACTCGGCGCGTCGTTTATCCGCGACTTCTGGCAGTACCGCAACGCGATTGCGCTTCCGACGCTCGACCTCGCTCGCTCCGAACTCAATCGCACCGACGAGAACGGGCTCGGGTTCGAGGCGGAGGGGCAACTCGGCTCGCAAACGCTCTTCGAGGACCCCGAGGCCGCCAGCAGCCTCGAAACGAGGGCCGCCTTCGGCGACGCCGATGCCATCGACCTCACGGACCGCTTCGACGTAGCGAAGCTGCAGGCGCAGGGGGCCGGCGTGCTCGACCTCAGCAGCCGCGCCGACGCAGCCTACGCCGCGGCCATCGGCCACCTCGAAAAAGCGCTCCAGTACGACCCGCGCCGCCGTCCCGTCTACGACCATCTGATGCGGATTCATACGCTCAATGAGGCCTACGCCGAGGCGCTCGGCGTGCTGGAGCGGATGTACATCTTCTTCCCCGAGGACCCGCAGACGTGGGCCTACCTCGGCCTGGCCAACCAGCGGATCGGCCGCAGCGATGCCGCGGCGAAGAGTTTTGAGGAGGCGTTCGAGTTCATGAGCGCGGAGGAGCGGGCGGACTTCGACGACCTCACGCTCATCCTCAACGACGACGACCAGCAGCGCTACGCCGAGGACCCCGTCGGCTTCGCCTCGCGCTTCTGGACGAGCCAGAATCCGCGCTACCTCACACCCTTCAACGAGCGGAAGTTGGAGCACTACGCCCGCCTCGTCCACGCTGACCTCCTTTACGCCGCGCCGGAGATCGACCTCCGGGGCTGGCACACGCAGCGCGGCCGGCTCCTCGTCCGCTACGGCCCGCCGCTCTCCGACGTCACGATGACCGGCGACTTCGGCGAGGTCATCACCGGCTTTGGCCTCAACGTCGCTGCACAGGAGGTGGAGTCGGGCCGGCAGTTCGGCGAGCGCTTCGACATGGCCGACCGCTCGAACCTCTTCAACGTGTGGGACTACGGCGACTTTAAGTTCGTCTTCGAGGACCCGCTGCGAAACGGGGAGTACCGGCTCTACTCGCCGCCCGCCGACTTCTTCGCCGACGTCTCGGCCGGGTTCGTCGAGAAGATGGACTACGAGATGATCGCGCGCGAGACCTTCCGCGAGACGCCCGAGCGCTACGAGTACCGCCCGCCGGGCCGCGACGTGCGCATTCCCTACGTCGTGACGACGTTCAAGGGTGAGGGCGGCCAGGCCGACCTTTACGTTCACTATGGCATCCCGCTCGGCGAGAGCGCCGACCTCAGCGGTGACCTCGTCCCGCTGACGGTGAAGACCGGCGCCTTCCTCATCAACGACGACCGTGACATTACCGTCGAGCGGCGGCGGACGCTCTACGGCCTCAAAACGTCGCAGGTCGTGTCCTTCGAGGAAGCCACGCTGTGGACCGATACGCAGCCGATGACGGCCGCGCCCGGCCCGGCGACGGTGTCGGTCGAGTTCGAGACGGCGGGCGGTGGGGCCGAAGCCGCGCAGCGCCGCACGGTTGACGTGCCAGACTTCGGCGGCGACCGGCTCGCCGTGAGCGACCTCATGCTGGCGTATCAGGTCGAGGAAGACTTCGAGGCGGGCGAGAACGGTGTCAGCGGCGGGCGCGTCCGGCGGGGCGACGTCATCATCCAGCCCGCGCCGTGGAGCGTGTTCAGCAACGAGCAGCCGATCTACCTCTACTTCGAGACCTATAACCTCGATGAGAACGCCGAGGGGCAGAACCAGTACGCCGTCGAGGTGACGCTCAAGCCGAAGGACACGTCGTCGGGCATCGCGAAGCTCGCCAAGAACATCTTCGGCGGGGACGACGGCGGCGTGTCGGTCGAGTTCGAAGCCGGCGGGACGGGGCCGGACGATGCGACATACACGATCCTCGACGCGGCGGGGCAGGAGCCAGGGCTGTACACGCTCACGCTCCGCGTCCGCGACACGCTCACCGGCCGCACCGCCGAACGCACGAGCGACCTGTACCTAGAGTAG
- a CDS encoding GWxTD domain-containing protein, with the protein MRCCLLILAVLTPVAALAQPRGGADGPLAEAVAAYQEGAFDEAAALLNDVVARDRRNGEANHLLALLYLDGPLHDERLARRHAERAVAADPQNPRYLETRLRQLQHELSEERAFSMADSRRATLARRILALDSTSAPAHEERALAYFLEFDWRRSLADRRGGWDTDAERGMSGAANRALRRSRDHLAHALATEPDRAAAHRLRLRTHAAARDDAGLLDAARAMKAARPTDPDADLFLGLGLYRTRQVTEADTTFARALAAMPDAQRRAFESVALLLDRDEAEAFAADSATVTRRFWQRNDPRLLTPQNERKLEHIARLALADLLFADTQTGRRGWESTKGEVAVRYGLPRTEVTWLSNDVVARDFSRYNRWVYDDFTLLFEDAFRGGDYEFWSSAKGEDEVTRARSLMNRTPERFDYAPPARVGFPFLATTFRGERGGVDVLVRYGVPVEQEGTRAGLRSGAFLLDADGRIVAERRRADGTIRSADVRTFDDTRLWTGGVALQAAPGAYELAVEFEQGADGPLGFRREPLVLPDYAAGGFSASDLLLAYAIEEADGIATGGTMRNGYHIEPAPWGVFATDQPIFLYLEGYALAPADDGFNRYAVEVALRPKETATGLARWARDLFGSRERGVAVEFEGSARGPDLSEYVVLDASRQAPGPYVLTLRLRDRVTGEALIRSAELFLE; encoded by the coding sequence ATGCGCTGCTGCCTCCTCATCCTCGCGGTGCTGACGCCCGTGGCCGCCCTCGCGCAGCCACGGGGCGGGGCGGACGGGCCGCTGGCCGAAGCCGTCGCCGCGTACCAAGAAGGCGCGTTCGACGAAGCCGCCGCCCTGCTGAATGATGTGGTCGCGCGGGACCGTCGGAACGGCGAGGCGAACCACCTGCTGGCGCTGCTTTACCTCGACGGGCCGCTGCACGACGAGCGCCTCGCCCGCCGCCACGCCGAGCGCGCCGTCGCCGCCGATCCGCAGAACCCGCGCTATCTCGAAACCCGGCTCCGCCAGCTCCAGCACGAGCTGTCCGAGGAGCGGGCGTTCAGCATGGCCGACAGCCGCCGCGCGACACTCGCCCGCCGCATCCTCGCGCTCGACTCGACGAGCGCGCCGGCCCACGAGGAGCGCGCGCTCGCCTACTTCCTCGAGTTCGACTGGCGCCGCAGCCTCGCCGACCGGCGCGGCGGGTGGGACACCGACGCCGAGCGGGGGATGAGCGGGGCCGCCAACCGCGCCCTCCGCCGCAGCCGCGACCACCTCGCCCACGCTCTCGCTACCGAGCCCGACCGTGCCGCGGCGCACCGCCTCCGCCTCCGCACGCATGCCGCCGCCCGCGATGACGCCGGCCTGCTCGACGCGGCCCGCGCCATGAAAGCCGCCCGCCCCACCGACCCCGACGCCGACCTCTTCCTCGGGCTTGGACTCTACCGAACCAGACAGGTCACCGAAGCCGACACGACGTTTGCTCGCGCCCTCGCGGCGATGCCGGACGCGCAACGCCGTGCGTTCGAGAGCGTCGCCCTGCTCCTCGACCGGGACGAGGCCGAAGCCTTCGCCGCCGATTCCGCTACGGTCACGCGCCGGTTCTGGCAGCGCAACGACCCGCGCCTCCTCACGCCGCAGAACGAGCGGAAGCTGGAGCACATCGCCCGCCTCGCCCTCGCCGACCTCCTCTTTGCCGACACGCAAACCGGGCGGCGCGGCTGGGAGTCTACGAAAGGCGAAGTTGCCGTCCGCTACGGGCTGCCGCGCACCGAAGTCACGTGGCTCAGCAATGACGTCGTCGCCCGCGACTTTAGTCGGTATAACCGCTGGGTCTACGACGACTTCACGCTCCTCTTCGAAGACGCCTTTCGCGGCGGCGACTACGAGTTCTGGAGCTCGGCGAAGGGCGAGGACGAGGTCACGCGCGCGCGCAGCCTGATGAACCGGACGCCCGAGCGGTTCGACTACGCGCCGCCCGCCCGCGTCGGCTTCCCGTTCCTCGCCACCACATTCCGAGGCGAGCGCGGCGGCGTCGACGTGCTCGTCCGCTACGGCGTGCCGGTCGAACAGGAGGGGACGCGCGCGGGCCTCCGCAGCGGGGCGTTCCTCCTCGACGCCGACGGCCGGATCGTCGCCGAGCGCCGCCGCGCGGACGGGACGATTCGCTCGGCGGACGTGCGGACGTTCGACGACACGCGGCTGTGGACTGGCGGCGTCGCGTTGCAGGCCGCGCCCGGTGCGTACGAACTCGCGGTCGAGTTCGAGCAGGGCGCGGATGGGCCGCTCGGGTTCCGCCGCGAACCGCTCGTGCTGCCCGATTACGCGGCCGGCGGGTTCAGCGCCAGCGACCTCCTCCTCGCCTACGCCATCGAAGAGGCGGACGGAATAGCGACGGGCGGGACGATGCGGAATGGCTATCACATCGAGCCCGCGCCGTGGGGCGTGTTCGCCACAGACCAGCCGATCTTTCTCTACCTCGAAGGGTACGCCCTCGCTCCGGCCGACGACGGGTTCAACCGCTACGCCGTCGAGGTCGCCCTCCGACCGAAGGAGACGGCGACGGGGCTCGCACGCTGGGCACGGGACCTCTTCGGAAGCCGCGAGCGCGGCGTCGCCGTCGAGTTCGAGGGGAGCGCGCGTGGCCCCGACCTCAGCGAGTACGTCGTGCTCGACGCGAGCCGGCAGGCGCCCGGCCCCTACGTCCTCACACTCCGCCTCCGTGACCGCGTCACCGGCGAGGCACTAATCCGGAGCGCCGAACTGTTTCTTGAATAG
- the tyrS gene encoding tyrosine--tRNA ligase, with product MSTFPPLDEQLAQIRRGTAQIIPEDALVEKLKRAEKTGEPLTVKLGCDPSRPDLHLGHAVVLRKMRQFQDLGHRVVLIVGDFTAMIGDPSGKSKTRPALTLEETRENGRSYFEQASKILDPDRTTIRYNGDWLGQMSFADVIKLASGYTVARMLERDEFENRYKAGEPIAVHEFLYPLAQAQDSVELKADVELGGTDQTFNLLVGRDIQSAAGQEPQVCLTMPILEGTDGVEKMSKSLDNYIGIAEPPGEMYGKTLSIPDELIYRYFELATDVPTERLPELKRFAEENPRDAKHDLALAIVRMYHGAEAAAAARRHFEQTVIQGGVPDDIEDLAVEGDTIGIVDLVRQAGFASSNGEARRFVQQNAVSLDDEKVTDPFFDVDLTSAPLVLKVGKRRFARVVRA from the coding sequence ATGAGTACGTTTCCCCCCCTCGACGAGCAACTCGCGCAGATCCGGCGCGGCACGGCGCAGATCATCCCCGAGGACGCCCTCGTCGAGAAGCTGAAGCGGGCCGAAAAGACCGGCGAGCCGCTCACGGTCAAGCTCGGCTGCGACCCGAGCCGGCCGGATCTCCACCTCGGCCACGCCGTCGTGCTCCGCAAGATGCGGCAGTTCCAAGACCTCGGCCACCGCGTCGTCCTCATCGTCGGCGACTTCACGGCGATGATCGGCGACCCGAGCGGGAAGTCGAAGACGCGGCCCGCGCTGACGCTCGAAGAGACGCGCGAGAACGGGCGGAGCTACTTCGAGCAGGCCTCGAAAATCCTCGACCCCGACCGGACCACGATCCGCTACAACGGCGACTGGCTCGGGCAGATGTCGTTCGCCGACGTCATCAAGCTCGCCTCGGGCTACACCGTCGCGCGGATGCTGGAGCGCGACGAGTTCGAGAACCGCTACAAAGCGGGCGAGCCGATCGCGGTCCACGAGTTCCTCTACCCGCTCGCGCAGGCGCAGGACTCCGTGGAGTTGAAAGCCGACGTGGAGTTGGGCGGGACGGACCAGACGTTCAACCTCCTCGTCGGGCGCGACATCCAGAGCGCGGCGGGGCAGGAGCCGCAGGTCTGCCTCACGATGCCGATCCTCGAAGGCACCGACGGCGTCGAGAAGATGTCGAAGTCGCTCGACAACTACATCGGCATCGCTGAGCCGCCGGGGGAGATGTACGGCAAGACGCTTTCGATCCCCGACGAGCTGATCTACCGCTACTTCGAGCTCGCCACAGACGTCCCGACGGAGAGGCTGCCCGAGCTGAAGCGGTTCGCCGAGGAGAACCCGCGCGACGCCAAGCACGACCTCGCGCTCGCGATCGTGCGGATGTACCACGGAGCCGAGGCCGCCGCTGCCGCCCGCCGCCACTTCGAGCAGACGGTGATCCAGGGCGGCGTGCCCGACGACATCGAAGACCTCGCGGTGGAAGGCGACACGATTGGCATCGTCGACCTCGTCCGGCAGGCCGGGTTCGCAAGCTCGAACGGGGAGGCACGGCGGTTCGTGCAGCAGAACGCCGTGTCGCTCGACGACGAGAAGGTGACGGACCCGTTCTTCGACGTGGACCTCACGAGCGCACCGCTCGTGCTGAAGGTCGGCAAGCGGCGGTTCGCGCGGGTCGTGCGGGCGTAG
- the smpB gene encoding SsrA-binding protein SmpB has protein sequence MAENVKVVITNRRARHEYELLDRVEAGIELQGTEVKSLRAGKVNLQEAFCSVDSDGLRLMGCHIAPYEHGGYANHEATRPRRLLLHKREIEKFKKGIEQKGLTIVPLKIYFKQGWAKVEIALARGKKLHDKRRDIAERDTKRRLDRIMKE, from the coding sequence ATGGCCGAGAACGTCAAAGTCGTTATCACGAATCGCCGCGCGCGGCACGAGTACGAGTTGCTCGACCGCGTCGAGGCCGGGATCGAACTGCAGGGGACGGAGGTGAAGTCGCTGCGGGCGGGGAAGGTCAACCTGCAAGAGGCGTTCTGCTCCGTCGACAGCGACGGGCTCCGTCTCATGGGCTGCCACATCGCGCCCTACGAGCACGGCGGCTACGCCAACCACGAGGCGACACGGCCGCGCCGGCTGCTCCTCCACAAGCGCGAGATCGAGAAGTTCAAGAAGGGGATCGAGCAGAAAGGGCTCACGATCGTCCCGCTCAAGATCTACTTCAAGCAGGGCTGGGCAAAGGTCGAGATCGCCCTCGCGCGCGGGAAGAAGCTCCACGACAAACGCCGCGACATCGCCGAGCGCGACACGAAGCGCCGCCTCGACCGGATCATGAAAGAATAG